A single genomic interval of Shewanella psychropiezotolerans harbors:
- a CDS encoding FKBP-type peptidyl-prolyl cis-trans isomerase produces MNSELQVTDIKIGDGKELVKGALITTQYEGFLQDGTKFDSSYDKGRAFQCVIGTGRVIKGWDIGLMGMKVGGKRKLEVPAHLAYGERQIGSMIPANSNLSFEIELLKVLTRDD; encoded by the coding sequence ATGAATAGTGAATTACAAGTAACAGACATAAAGATTGGCGACGGCAAAGAATTAGTCAAAGGCGCCTTAATCACCACCCAGTATGAAGGTTTTTTGCAAGATGGGACTAAATTTGACTCTTCTTACGACAAGGGCAGGGCATTTCAATGTGTCATCGGCACGGGCCGAGTGATCAAGGGCTGGGATATCGGTTTAATGGGGATGAAGGTCGGCGGTAAGCGTAAGCTCGAGGTCCCGGCTCATCTCGCCTATGGAGAGCGTCAAATAGGGTCTATGATCCCTGCCAATTCTAATCTATCTTTCGAGATTGAGCTATTAAAAGTACTCACTCGAGATGACTAA
- a CDS encoding TRAP transporter large permease gives MTIATLFITLLICMMLGMPIAIALGFSSMLTILLFSNDSLASVALKLYESTSEHYTLLAIPFFILSSAFLSTGGVARRIIDFAMDSVGHIRGGLAMASVMACMLFAAVSGSSPATVAAIGSIVIVGMVRAGYPEKFAAGVITTSGTLGILIPPSIVMLVYSAATEVSAARMFMAGLIPGLMMGLLLMLAIYIVARVKKLPSRPFPGIGALTLSGAKAMGGLALILIVLGSIYGGVASPTEAAAVACVYAYFIAVFGYRDIGPMKNVAWKNNQESIPVAALRNIGYMLLAVIKTPGDKEIRRVVRDGAKVSIMLLFIIANAMLFAHVLTTERIPHLIAETIVGMGLPPWGFLIIVNLLLLAAGNFMEPSAILLIMAPILFPIATQLGIDPIHLGIIMVVNMEIGMLTPPVGLNLFVTAGITGKSMGWVIQSCLPWLLLLLFFLMLITYVPQISLFLPEYIDKLNGY, from the coding sequence ATGACCATAGCAACCCTGTTCATCACCCTGCTCATCTGTATGATGTTAGGCATGCCTATTGCTATCGCACTGGGCTTTTCCAGCATGCTAACTATATTGCTCTTCTCCAATGATTCATTGGCATCGGTGGCACTGAAACTCTATGAATCCACATCTGAGCACTACACCCTACTCGCCATCCCTTTTTTCATTCTGTCATCGGCCTTTCTCTCTACTGGTGGGGTAGCTAGGCGGATCATCGACTTTGCCATGGACAGCGTGGGTCATATACGCGGGGGCTTAGCCATGGCCTCAGTCATGGCTTGTATGTTGTTTGCCGCCGTATCGGGTTCCTCACCGGCAACCGTCGCCGCCATTGGCTCTATCGTTATCGTCGGCATGGTCCGCGCAGGCTATCCTGAGAAGTTTGCCGCTGGCGTGATCACCACATCGGGAACCTTGGGGATACTCATTCCTCCCTCTATCGTCATGTTGGTCTACTCTGCCGCTACCGAGGTTTCTGCTGCACGCATGTTTATGGCAGGTCTTATTCCAGGCCTGATGATGGGACTGCTGCTCATGCTGGCAATCTATATCGTTGCCAGAGTAAAAAAGTTACCGTCCAGACCCTTCCCTGGTATCGGTGCCTTAACATTATCTGGTGCCAAAGCCATGGGGGGCTTAGCACTCATTCTCATTGTACTTGGGTCTATCTACGGCGGTGTTGCCAGCCCGACAGAAGCCGCAGCCGTGGCCTGTGTTTACGCCTATTTTATCGCAGTATTTGGCTATAGAGACATAGGTCCGATGAAGAATGTGGCCTGGAAAAATAATCAGGAATCTATCCCCGTCGCTGCGCTGCGCAATATTGGTTATATGCTACTCGCGGTGATAAAGACACCTGGTGACAAGGAGATCCGCCGTGTTGTCCGTGACGGGGCTAAGGTCAGTATCATGTTGCTGTTCATCATTGCCAATGCAATGTTATTTGCCCATGTGTTGACCACAGAACGTATCCCCCACCTCATTGCAGAAACCATAGTAGGCATGGGACTGCCGCCATGGGGGTTTCTGATCATAGTTAATTTACTCCTACTCGCTGCGGGAAATTTTATGGAGCCTTCGGCCATTCTACTCATCATGGCGCCCATCTTATTTCCTATCGCCACTCAGCTAGGCATAGATCCAATTCACTTAGGGATCATCATGGTGGTCAATATGGAAATCGGTATGCTCACCCCCCCAGTGGGGCTTAACTTGTTTGTGACTGCCGGAATTACCGGCAAAAGCATGGGCTGGGTGATTCAGTCTTGCTTGCCATGGCTACTGTTGCTGCTCTTCTTCTTGATGTTGATCACTTATGTGCCACAGATCTCCCTCTTCTTGCCTGAGTACATAGATAAACTTAATGGCTATTAA
- a CDS encoding LysR family transcriptional regulator translates to MDIRQLKHLDALVKTASFTKAAQSLNMAQPALSQSIKRLESSLGVTLVNRASSAKGGSKQLSLTAEGKALHQHALLIIKQLKQAEAHIKSMANLTKGEVRIGVPGMLGSFYLPSRLMAFRHQYPDLKLCLFEGGTRDSLKMLAREEVDIAIITAQDLSPEFDSHLLLKEQMVVAMGPEHPLAEQKNISLAAFFEHELVMFKPGYFHREWMLTQAKSLGLRANIAFETNLINLIKQVVSQGFAITSVLEMVIGDKDDILAKPFQPPVFLDLHIAWKKQRPISQADKAFVDFLMKNR, encoded by the coding sequence ATGGACATACGACAACTTAAGCATCTTGATGCCCTGGTAAAAACAGCCAGCTTCACTAAGGCTGCGCAGAGCCTGAATATGGCCCAGCCGGCCTTAAGCCAAAGTATCAAACGCCTTGAGAGCTCCTTAGGCGTCACTCTGGTGAACAGAGCTAGCTCTGCGAAGGGCGGTAGCAAACAGCTCAGTCTTACCGCTGAAGGTAAGGCGCTGCATCAACATGCTCTGTTGATCATCAAGCAACTCAAGCAAGCCGAGGCCCACATCAAGTCAATGGCAAACTTGACCAAGGGAGAGGTCAGGATAGGAGTGCCGGGTATGCTTGGCTCCTTCTACCTCCCCTCACGTCTGATGGCATTTCGCCATCAATACCCAGATCTTAAACTGTGCCTGTTCGAAGGAGGAACCCGGGACTCGCTCAAGATGCTTGCCCGTGAAGAGGTGGACATTGCCATCATCACCGCCCAAGATCTTAGTCCGGAGTTTGACAGCCACCTGTTGCTAAAGGAGCAGATGGTGGTCGCCATGGGACCTGAGCACCCACTGGCAGAACAGAAAAACATCAGCTTAGCGGCTTTCTTCGAACATGAGTTGGTGATGTTCAAACCCGGCTACTTTCATCGGGAGTGGATGTTAACCCAAGCTAAGTCCTTGGGACTCAGAGCCAATATCGCCTTCGAAACGAATCTTATCAACCTTATTAAACAGGTGGTGTCACAAGGCTTTGCCATCACCAGCGTGCTGGAGATGGTGATCGGCGACAAGGATGACATTTTGGCTAAACCCTTCCAGCCTCCAGTATTTCTCGATCTGCATATCGCCTGGAAAAAACAACGCCCCATCAGCCAGGCAGACAAAGCCTTCGTCGATTTCTTGATGAAAAACAGGTGA
- a CDS encoding sigma-54-dependent transcriptional regulator yields MSKSTQANFNNFSVIIVDDEPFIGSALVQLFELEGISAMASSEPKSILNSIDIDWPGVLISDVNMPTLDGISLMQSLIAKDNDLPIILLTGFGDIAMAVSALKQGAYDFLEKPFNNEHILDVVKRALEKRSLTLENRKLKRELESKSLPGPRILGHSPGIKQMLHTLHQVIDMPADVLIEGETGTGKELVARYLHDHSIRHKANFVAINCGAIPETIIESELFGAQSGAFTGADKTRIGKFEYANGGTLFLDEIESTPMSLQIKLLRVLEDRKIERLGSNKSIALDIRVITATKVDLNALCQTGEFRQDLLYRLNLVTVPIPALRERREDIPLLFLHFSRIASSRYHKALIPLDPVQTAQLSSHDWPGNVRELRNLAERYVLLGGEAAFTSAINSSTKLNASMSLQQRVEFFERLLIEEALSHNKGSIKLTMEQLDLPRKTLYDKMQKYSLDRKHFIQKLNQCD; encoded by the coding sequence ATGAGCAAAAGCACTCAAGCTAACTTCAACAATTTCAGCGTGATCATTGTCGACGACGAGCCATTTATCGGTTCGGCTCTGGTGCAACTATTTGAGTTGGAAGGTATCTCGGCAATGGCCAGCAGCGAGCCTAAATCCATACTCAATAGCATCGATATAGACTGGCCAGGCGTGCTTATCAGTGATGTGAATATGCCTACGCTCGATGGTATCTCACTTATGCAGAGCCTCATTGCCAAGGACAATGACCTTCCCATCATTCTCCTCACTGGTTTTGGCGATATTGCCATGGCCGTCTCGGCATTAAAACAAGGCGCCTATGACTTTCTCGAGAAACCTTTTAACAATGAACATATTTTGGATGTCGTAAAGCGCGCACTGGAGAAAAGAAGCTTAACCTTAGAGAACCGAAAACTGAAACGAGAGCTGGAATCTAAAAGTCTCCCGGGTCCAAGAATTTTAGGCCATAGTCCGGGGATCAAGCAGATGTTGCACACTTTACACCAAGTTATCGATATGCCAGCTGATGTATTAATAGAGGGGGAAACCGGAACCGGGAAAGAGTTAGTGGCGAGATACTTGCACGATCATAGTATCCGCCATAAGGCTAACTTTGTGGCTATCAATTGCGGCGCTATCCCCGAAACCATCATAGAAAGTGAGCTGTTTGGCGCCCAATCCGGAGCTTTCACCGGCGCCGACAAGACCCGCATAGGCAAATTTGAATACGCCAACGGCGGAACTCTGTTTCTTGATGAAATAGAGAGTACCCCTATGTCGCTGCAGATAAAGCTTTTGCGCGTCTTAGAAGACAGGAAAATTGAACGTTTGGGTTCAAACAAGAGCATAGCGCTAGACATCAGAGTGATTACCGCCACTAAAGTGGATCTCAACGCCCTATGCCAAACCGGTGAATTCAGACAAGATCTTCTCTATCGACTAAACTTGGTCACAGTCCCCATTCCCGCTCTTCGCGAAAGACGAGAGGACATCCCTCTGCTCTTCCTGCATTTTTCCCGCATCGCCTCATCTCGCTACCACAAGGCCTTGATCCCACTAGATCCAGTACAGACAGCACAACTCTCCTCTCACGACTGGCCAGGTAATGTCAGAGAGCTGAGAAATCTTGCCGAACGCTATGTACTACTGGGTGGTGAAGCCGCCTTCACCTCCGCCATCAATAGCTCAACTAAACTCAATGCCAGCATGTCATTGCAGCAAAGAGTCGAATTTTTTGAGCGTCTCTTGATAGAAGAGGCGTTAAGCCACAATAAAGGCAGCATCAAGCTCACCATGGAACAACTCGATCTCCCCCGTAAAACCTTATATGACAAGATGCAAAAATACAGTCTGGATAGAAAACACTTTATACAAAAATTAAATCAATGCGATTAG
- the phhA gene encoding phenylalanine 4-monooxygenase, with product MSKNTEYVARLPDADGHIDYPQAEHEIWQALYSRQLGNLSEYACNEYQQGLIDLGLSDSNIPQLQDIDKVLLDTTGWKTAAVPALISFERFFELLANREFPVATFIRSKDEFDYLREPDIFHEVFGHCPLLTNASFAKFSHTYGKLGLSASKEDRVLLARLYWFTVEFGLIRNRDDSLSIYGGGILSSPGETLYAMGGEPQIKPFNLVDVLRTPYRIDIMQPVYYAVDGLSFLDEIVEMDIMGAVAEAKKLGMFAPLYEPKSKAS from the coding sequence ATGAGTAAAAATACAGAGTATGTGGCTCGATTACCAGATGCAGATGGTCACATAGATTACCCTCAAGCAGAACATGAGATCTGGCAAGCCTTGTATTCGAGACAATTGGGGAATTTATCTGAATACGCCTGCAACGAGTATCAACAAGGTCTGATTGATTTGGGCTTATCGGACAGTAATATTCCACAGCTGCAGGATATCGATAAGGTGTTGTTAGATACGACGGGCTGGAAAACCGCTGCCGTGCCAGCATTGATCTCTTTCGAGCGCTTCTTTGAGCTGCTGGCTAATCGAGAGTTTCCTGTTGCCACCTTTATCCGCAGTAAAGATGAATTTGATTATTTAAGAGAACCAGACATTTTCCATGAGGTGTTTGGCCATTGTCCCCTGTTGACCAACGCGTCGTTCGCTAAGTTTTCACATACTTATGGAAAATTAGGTTTGTCGGCTAGCAAGGAGGACAGGGTATTACTGGCTCGTTTGTACTGGTTTACCGTCGAGTTTGGTCTGATCCGCAATCGAGACGATTCATTGTCAATCTATGGCGGTGGTATATTGAGCTCACCGGGAGAAACCTTATATGCGATGGGGGGTGAGCCACAGATTAAACCTTTTAACCTCGTTGATGTGTTAAGAACACCTTACCGCATCGATATCATGCAGCCTGTCTATTATGCCGTCGATGGCTTATCGTTTCTCGATGAAATCGTTGAGATGGATATCATGGGAGCCGTAGCAGAAGCTAAAAAACTAGGCATGTTTGCTCCCCTGTATGAGCCGAAATCTAAAGCCAGCTAA
- the tyrR gene encoding transcriptional regulator TyrR, with amino-acid sequence MRLEVCCLDRVGLAKDILMILEGYGINLIAIDASNQGFLYLQFAEVNFDVLSELLPLIRKVEGVHDVRTVSFMPSEQEHYALKTLLKTLPDSVFSLDVKGRVRIVNESALMTVGMAEHEIIDEPLNHWVQGFNFSRWLSEGLVLAQATRVNIGQNEYLAEMLPIYLPDENEKSILAGAVVSLKSPARVGKQFNALQSQTVGFENVLVTSDKMKEVLVQARRMAQLDAPLLITGETGTGKELMARACHDASMRREHPFIAINCAALPDSAAEEELFGFVSNGTVVKRGFFEEGKGGTVFLDEIAEMSKSAQVKLLRLLQDGTFRRLGGDNEVRADVRIICSTQKNLAELCQTGEFREDLFYRIHVLSFHMPSLRDRKVDVIPLTEMFLEHYSQQLSIPIRRISAQCREHLLNYAWPGNVRQLKNAIFRAVSMWDGSAELSVEHLKLPSYAEGFGYFDHQFEGSLDQAMKQFESSLLRRLYPAYPSTRQLAKKLGVSHTAIANKLREYKISKQK; translated from the coding sequence ATGCGCCTTGAAGTATGTTGTTTGGACCGGGTCGGTCTGGCCAAAGACATTTTGATGATTTTAGAAGGTTACGGCATCAACCTTATCGCGATAGATGCCAGTAACCAAGGTTTTCTCTATCTCCAGTTCGCCGAAGTCAATTTCGATGTGCTCAGCGAGTTATTGCCCCTGATCAGGAAAGTGGAGGGAGTGCATGATGTCCGCACCGTCTCCTTTATGCCATCGGAGCAGGAGCATTACGCCTTAAAAACTTTGCTCAAAACTCTGCCCGACTCTGTGTTTTCTCTCGATGTGAAAGGCCGGGTGCGGATCGTGAATGAATCTGCACTCATGACTGTGGGCATGGCCGAACATGAAATAATAGATGAACCGCTCAACCACTGGGTTCAGGGGTTTAACTTTAGTCGTTGGCTCAGTGAGGGCTTAGTGCTGGCTCAGGCGACCCGAGTCAACATAGGACAAAATGAATATCTAGCCGAGATGCTACCCATCTATCTGCCTGATGAGAATGAGAAAAGCATACTCGCAGGCGCTGTAGTCTCGTTGAAATCGCCGGCGCGAGTGGGCAAGCAGTTCAATGCTCTTCAGAGTCAAACTGTGGGTTTTGAGAACGTTCTTGTGACCAGTGACAAGATGAAAGAGGTGCTGGTTCAAGCACGTCGTATGGCTCAACTCGATGCGCCTCTGTTGATCACCGGGGAGACGGGGACAGGTAAGGAGCTGATGGCCAGGGCATGTCACGATGCCAGTATGCGTAGAGAGCATCCCTTTATCGCCATCAACTGCGCGGCCCTGCCGGACAGTGCCGCCGAAGAGGAGTTGTTTGGCTTCGTCAGTAACGGCACTGTGGTGAAAAGAGGTTTCTTCGAGGAGGGCAAGGGCGGTACTGTCTTTCTCGATGAGATTGCCGAGATGTCTAAATCGGCTCAGGTTAAGCTGCTACGCTTACTTCAGGACGGAACCTTCAGACGGTTAGGTGGGGACAATGAGGTGAGAGCCGATGTCAGGATCATCTGTTCGACTCAGAAGAATCTGGCTGAGTTGTGTCAGACCGGCGAGTTCAGAGAAGATCTGTTTTATCGAATCCATGTATTGAGTTTTCATATGCCTTCACTGCGTGACCGCAAGGTTGATGTGATCCCGCTGACGGAGATGTTCCTCGAGCATTATAGCCAACAACTGTCTATTCCAATCAGGCGTATTTCGGCTCAATGCCGGGAGCATTTACTCAACTATGCCTGGCCGGGGAATGTTCGTCAGCTTAAGAATGCCATCTTCAGGGCTGTGTCTATGTGGGATGGCTCTGCCGAGTTATCGGTGGAGCACCTGAAATTGCCTTCCTACGCGGAAGGATTCGGTTATTTTGACCATCAATTTGAGGGAAGTTTAGATCAGGCGATGAAACAGTTTGAATCCAGCCTGCTAAGACGACTCTACCCAGCTTATCCAAGCACGCGTCAGTTGGCTAAGAAGCTGGGGGTTTCACACACTGCTATCGCCAATAAGCTCAGAGAGTATAAGATCAGCAAGCAAAAATAG
- a CDS encoding sensor histidine kinase, with protein MSFSLRTKKNILITIILLGGLAITLKATHWFYLEQGYQDTAERSKQQMTELVNFLDGSLSRYESIPHVLSTNPLLKNALLNQQDGKSIQKLNLYLEEIKHITESLDIYLVDALGVSIAASNWQKSYSFIGKDFSFRPYYQQAISGQLGRYYAVGTTSNKRGFYFSYPVYEQQSILGVIVVKLDITEIEQQSTGIARAGGYEFAITDPDNIIFLSSINHWRLRSLTPLDQSRQYAIHASKRYASRVINELTLSPLYDAGATDEHNLYAFSSLKGQFDYMETHKAMAKAGWSVHIMAPLTPIYQSLPLLMTLYGSLYLLLALAALFGYERRKNLLRIQQANDLLEQRVQARTQDLQASNRKLNETQDELIQAAKLTVIGNLSASINHEINQPLAAIRSYAQNTKTMISRNQTEMVTDNINTIISLTDRLAVIVGQFKSFTRKSQSRDSATDINQCIQDALTIIKPEIDKQGVELLYRANEISGQVWADNVRLQQVLVNLMSNAIVAMQRSAPKRLSLTLVLESQLCIKIQDTGSGVQESQMEKIFEPFFTTSDRQGLGLGLSISRRIIDSMQGSIRVSNAQTGGAIFEITLPVYSSNKASPDHASQGDSFNEQKHSS; from the coding sequence ATGTCGTTTTCACTAAGAACAAAAAAAAATATTCTCATTACCATCATACTCCTCGGCGGACTTGCCATCACACTAAAGGCAACCCATTGGTTCTACTTAGAGCAAGGCTATCAGGACACGGCCGAACGCTCTAAACAGCAGATGACCGAGCTGGTCAATTTTCTCGATGGTTCGCTTTCCCGCTATGAGAGCATTCCCCATGTACTGTCAACAAACCCTTTACTAAAGAATGCCTTGTTGAATCAGCAAGACGGTAAGAGTATACAAAAGCTTAACCTGTATTTAGAAGAGATAAAGCACATTACCGAGTCGCTGGATATCTATTTAGTCGATGCATTAGGAGTATCAATAGCCGCCAGTAACTGGCAGAAAAGTTACTCATTTATTGGCAAGGACTTCTCCTTCAGACCTTACTATCAGCAAGCCATTTCCGGTCAACTCGGCAGATACTATGCAGTAGGAACCACGTCGAACAAACGCGGTTTTTATTTTTCCTACCCAGTCTATGAGCAACAAAGCATCTTAGGGGTTATCGTTGTTAAGCTCGATATCACAGAGATAGAACAGCAAAGCACAGGAATAGCGCGAGCAGGTGGTTATGAATTTGCCATAACCGATCCTGATAATATTATCTTTCTATCGAGTATTAATCACTGGCGCTTACGGTCATTGACCCCATTGGATCAATCGAGACAATATGCCATCCATGCATCAAAACGCTACGCCAGCAGGGTCATTAACGAATTGACTCTCAGTCCCCTTTACGATGCAGGCGCCACCGATGAGCATAATCTGTATGCATTTAGCTCACTTAAGGGCCAGTTCGATTATATGGAGACTCATAAAGCTATGGCAAAGGCCGGTTGGAGCGTGCATATCATGGCGCCATTAACGCCCATATATCAGTCTCTTCCCCTATTGATGACCCTATATGGTTCCCTATATCTACTCTTGGCTTTAGCCGCCCTTTTTGGCTACGAGAGACGTAAAAACCTGCTCAGGATCCAACAAGCCAACGATCTGTTGGAACAGAGGGTACAGGCCAGAACTCAAGATTTACAAGCCAGTAACCGGAAACTCAACGAAACCCAGGATGAGTTGATCCAGGCCGCTAAACTTACCGTCATAGGCAACCTATCGGCGAGCATCAATCACGAAATAAATCAGCCCCTGGCGGCGATCCGAAGTTATGCACAAAACACTAAGACCATGATATCAAGAAACCAGACTGAGATGGTGACTGACAACATTAATACCATCATATCTCTCACCGACAGACTCGCCGTGATCGTGGGCCAATTTAAAAGTTTCACCCGCAAGAGCCAATCCAGAGACAGTGCGACTGATATCAATCAATGCATTCAAGATGCTCTTACCATCATAAAACCTGAGATAGACAAGCAAGGGGTTGAGCTGCTCTATCGAGCCAATGAGATAAGCGGCCAGGTCTGGGCTGACAACGTCAGGTTACAGCAGGTACTGGTTAACTTAATGAGTAATGCCATCGTCGCCATGCAGCGCAGTGCTCCTAAGAGGCTCAGCTTAACCTTAGTGCTTGAAAGCCAGCTGTGTATCAAGATACAAGACACTGGATCTGGGGTGCAAGAGAGCCAGATGGAGAAGATTTTTGAGCCCTTCTTTACCACCAGTGATCGTCAGGGCCTTGGCCTTGGCTTGTCGATCTCAAGACGGATAATTGACTCAATGCAAGGTAGTATCAGGGTCTCCAATGCGCAAACAGGCGGCGCAATTTTCGAAATCACCCTACCCGTTTATAGCAGCAACAAAGCAAGTCCAGATCATGCATCACAAGGAGACTCATTCAATGAGCAAAAGCACTCAAGCTAA
- the maiA gene encoding maleylacetoacetate isomerase: MKLYGYWRSSAAYRVRIALNFKGLDADLLSVHLVKDGGEQHKADYAKINPQELVPTLVDIDDSGNEFVLSQSMAILEYLEDCYPQSALLPTEAKSKAHVRALALSIACEIHPLNNLKVLQYLAGEIGIADEAKSVWYHHWIHEGFGALEQQLEKHAGRFCFGDSVSLVDLCLIPQVYNAHRFKVDLTCYPNILRVTENCNQLDAFIQAMPENQFDAS, translated from the coding sequence TTGAAACTATACGGATATTGGCGTTCGAGCGCCGCATATAGAGTCCGAATTGCCTTGAACTTTAAAGGACTCGATGCCGACTTGTTATCAGTGCACTTGGTGAAAGATGGCGGTGAGCAGCATAAGGCCGACTATGCCAAGATAAACCCCCAGGAGTTAGTGCCGACTTTAGTCGATATAGATGACAGTGGCAATGAGTTCGTGTTGTCACAATCTATGGCTATTCTCGAGTATCTGGAAGACTGCTATCCACAGAGTGCTCTGCTTCCTACAGAAGCCAAATCTAAGGCACATGTGCGAGCTCTCGCATTGTCTATAGCCTGTGAAATTCACCCGCTCAACAATCTTAAGGTGCTGCAGTATTTGGCTGGAGAGATTGGAATTGCCGATGAGGCTAAATCTGTCTGGTATCATCACTGGATCCATGAGGGATTCGGTGCATTGGAGCAACAACTCGAGAAGCATGCTGGACGTTTCTGCTTCGGGGACAGTGTGAGCTTAGTGGATCTTTGCTTAATCCCACAGGTGTACAACGCCCATCGCTTCAAGGTGGATTTGACTTGCTATCCTAATATTTTGCGCGTCACCGAAAATTGTAATCAACTGGATGCATTTATCCAAGCCATGCCAGAAAACCAGTTTGATGCCAGTTAG
- a CDS encoding fumarylacetoacetate hydrolase family protein encodes MKLASYNNGRRDGQLMLVSKDLSKTVAVPAIAHTMQQLIDAWELLQPQLQELYEALNDGLIDNAVDFDEAKCLSPLPRAFQWADGSAYVNHVELVRKARGAEMPETFWTNPLVYQGGSDCFIAPKADIPLASEEWGIDFESEIAVITDDVPMGVSADSAHKHIKLLMLVNDVSLRNLIPGELAKGFGFFQAKPSSSFSPVAVTPDELGARWEDSKVHLPLITHLNNELFGRPNAGVDMTFNFSQLVSHVAMTRPLGAGAIIGSGTISNYDRSAGSSCLAETRMLETIADGKPSTTFMKFGDRVRIEMLDDNEQTIFGSIDQQVVEYKG; translated from the coding sequence ATGAAGTTAGCCAGTTATAACAATGGTCGTCGTGATGGCCAGTTGATGTTAGTGAGTAAAGATCTTTCTAAAACTGTGGCTGTGCCTGCAATTGCTCATACGATGCAGCAGCTAATCGATGCCTGGGAGCTGCTGCAGCCACAATTGCAAGAGCTGTATGAAGCGTTAAACGATGGCCTGATCGATAATGCCGTCGATTTCGATGAAGCCAAGTGTTTATCCCCTCTACCCCGTGCTTTTCAATGGGCCGATGGCAGTGCTTATGTTAATCACGTTGAGCTAGTACGTAAGGCTCGTGGTGCTGAGATGCCGGAGACATTCTGGACCAATCCTTTAGTTTATCAAGGTGGCTCAGATTGCTTTATCGCGCCTAAAGCCGATATTCCATTGGCGAGTGAAGAGTGGGGCATAGATTTTGAGTCCGAAATAGCCGTTATTACCGATGATGTACCCATGGGCGTGTCAGCAGATTCTGCACATAAGCATATCAAGTTGCTGATGTTAGTGAATGATGTGTCTCTACGTAACTTGATCCCGGGTGAATTGGCTAAGGGCTTTGGTTTTTTCCAGGCCAAGCCATCGAGCAGTTTCTCTCCTGTGGCGGTGACGCCAGATGAGCTTGGTGCTCGCTGGGAAGACTCGAAAGTGCACCTGCCACTTATCACTCATTTAAACAATGAGCTGTTCGGTCGCCCTAATGCCGGCGTCGACATGACATTCAACTTCAGTCAGTTGGTGTCACATGTTGCCATGACCAGACCTTTAGGTGCTGGTGCCATCATAGGTTCGGGTACCATCTCAAACTATGATCGTTCGGCGGGTTCCAGCTGTTTGGCCGAGACGCGCATGCTAGAAACGATTGCCGATGGTAAACCATCGACCACATTTATGAAGTTTGGCGATCGGGTGCGTATCGAGATGCTCGATGATAATGAGCAGACTATTTTCGGTTCAATCGATCAGCAAGTCGTCGAGTATAAAGGTTAA
- a CDS encoding 4a-hydroxytetrahydrobiopterin dehydratase, translated as MSKLSEMKCEACQADAPKVSDGELAELIRMIPDWGVEVRDGVMQLERVYKFKNFKLAMVFTNALAELAEAEFHHPGILTEWGKVTVTWWSHSIKGLHKNDFIMAAKTDQLVN; from the coding sequence ATGTCCAAGTTATCGGAAATGAAATGTGAGGCGTGTCAGGCCGACGCACCTAAAGTCTCTGACGGTGAACTCGCAGAGCTGATAAGAATGATCCCCGATTGGGGAGTCGAAGTGCGTGATGGTGTGATGCAGTTAGAGCGCGTCTACAAGTTCAAAAATTTTAAACTTGCCATGGTATTCACCAATGCTCTGGCGGAACTGGCCGAGGCAGAATTTCATCATCCGGGGATCTTAACTGAATGGGGCAAGGTCACTGTGACTTGGTGGTCTCATTCAATCAAGGGGCTACATAAGAACGATTTCATCATGGCGGCCAAGACCGACCAGTTAGTAAACTAA